The Candidatus Poribacteria bacterium genome has a segment encoding these proteins:
- a CDS encoding cytochrome ubiquinol oxidase subunit I, with translation MTDLLAARAQMAMSLAFHIIFAVIGIAMPLLMVIAEGFWLRTREEVYLTLAKRWAKGTAIMFAVGAVSGTVLSFELGLLWPNFMAYAGPIIGMPFSLEGFAFFLEAIFLGLYLYGWDRIPKYAHWFAGVMVLLGGTLSGIFVVTANAWMNTPTGFSVVNGEVTNVDPIAAMLNPSSFSQALHMTIAAFLAVGFAVAGIHAHFLQRDPDNLFHRRAFAIALSVGGVFALLQPISGDISAKKLAKYQPVKLAAMEAQWETERGAPLRIGGIPNEDTEETRYAIEIPKALSFLAHSDFNAEIMGLKAVPREDRPPVAIVHFAFQIMVACGIVLIIVGVLGGWLAWKHKSLPDQRWYLRLVTLCTPLGFIAIEAGWTVTEVGRQPWIIYNYMRTAEAVTPMPNLVVPFIAFTVLYIFLSIIVVILLRRQIFLN, from the coding sequence ATGACGGATTTGTTAGCAGCACGCGCACAGATGGCGATGTCCCTCGCGTTTCACATTATCTTTGCTGTCATCGGTATAGCGATGCCGTTGCTGATGGTAATTGCCGAGGGGTTCTGGCTCAGAACGCGAGAAGAGGTCTACCTGACGCTTGCGAAGCGGTGGGCAAAGGGTACTGCGATTATGTTCGCTGTTGGAGCAGTCTCTGGCACCGTTTTGTCTTTCGAGCTTGGTTTGTTGTGGCCCAATTTCATGGCTTACGCCGGTCCGATTATCGGCATGCCGTTCTCGTTGGAGGGATTTGCATTTTTCCTTGAAGCAATCTTCTTGGGGCTTTATCTCTACGGTTGGGACCGTATCCCAAAATATGCACACTGGTTTGCCGGTGTGATGGTGCTACTCGGTGGCACCTTGTCCGGTATCTTCGTTGTCACCGCGAACGCATGGATGAACACGCCTACCGGATTTTCGGTTGTCAATGGTGAGGTAACGAATGTCGATCCGATTGCGGCAATGTTGAATCCTTCGTCATTCAGCCAAGCACTTCACATGACCATCGCTGCCTTTCTGGCGGTTGGGTTCGCTGTGGCTGGCATCCACGCCCATTTTCTGCAGCGCGATCCTGACAACCTTTTCCATCGCCGAGCGTTCGCTATTGCCTTGAGTGTTGGCGGTGTATTCGCACTTCTCCAACCGATTTCGGGTGACATCAGTGCCAAGAAACTTGCGAAATACCAACCTGTCAAACTCGCGGCGATGGAAGCGCAGTGGGAAACCGAACGCGGCGCGCCCTTACGCATCGGGGGTATTCCGAACGAAGACACTGAAGAAACTCGGTATGCCATTGAAATCCCAAAGGCACTCAGTTTTCTTGCGCATTCCGACTTCAATGCTGAGATTATGGGACTCAAAGCAGTGCCACGCGAAGATCGTCCGCCAGTGGCAATCGTCCATTTTGCATTTCAGATTATGGTTGCGTGTGGAATCGTTCTGATTATCGTTGGTGTTCTCGGTGGCTGGCTCGCGTGGAAACACAAAAGCCTGCCGGACCAACGCTGGTATCTGCGGTTGGTCACGCTCTGCACACCGCTTGGATTTATTGCGATCGAAGCCGGATGGACGGTCACGGAAGTCGGGCGACAACCGTGGATTATCTATAATTACATGCGCACAGCAGAGGCGGTAACCCCAATGCCGAACCTTGTTGTGCCTTTTATCGCTTTTACAGTACTTTACATTTTCCTCTCAATTATTGTTGTTATCCTATTACGTCGTCAGATATTTTTAAACTAA